The sequence below is a genomic window from Cygnus olor mitochondrion, complete genome.
TGGGCTATCCAACTCCAGTCCCCCCTAACGACCCTCGCCTGAACCGTAGCCATCCTCCTCCTCCTGACACTAGGACTAGCCTACGAATGAGCTCAAGGGGGCCTAGAATGGGCAGAGTAGCAGAAAGTTAGTCTAACCAAGAAGACAGCTGGTTTCGACCCAGCAGATTACGGCCAACCCTGTAACTTTCTTATGTCACCCCTACACCTGAGCTTCTACTCAGCCTTCATCTTTAGCGGACTGGGACTGGCCTTCCACCGGACCCACCTAGTATCTGCTCTACTATGCCTTGAAAGCATGATACTATCAATATTCGTAGGCCTATCAATATGATCCATCGAAACCCAAACCCCCTCATTCACCATGGTACCAATTCTCATACTAACCTTTTCAGCATGTGAAGCAGGCACAGGCCTAGCCATCCTAGTAGCCTCCACGCGCACTCACGGCTCCGACCACCTACATAACCTGAACCTCCTGCAATGCTAAAAATTATCCTACCAACAATTATACTTCTCCCAACAGCCCTACTATCCCCACCGAAATTCCTATGGACCAACACTACCCTGTACAGTCTCCTAATCGCCACCCTAAGCCTCCAATGATTAATCCCAACCTACTACCCATACAAATTCCTATCCAATTGAACAGGTATTGACCAAATCTCATCCCCCCTCCTAGTACTGTCTTGCTGACTGCTACCGCTCATAATCATAGCAAGCCAAAACCACCTACAACAAGAACCCCTATCGCGCAAGCGAATCTTCATCTCAACCCTAATCACAGTCCAACCATTCATCCTATTAGCCTTCTCTACCACAGAACTAGCACTATTTTATATCTCATTCGAAGCAACTCTTATTCCCACCCTAATCCTAATCACACGATGGGGAAACCAACCAGAACGCCTAAGCGCCGGTACCTACCTGCTATTCTACACATTAGTAAGCTCACTACCCCTACTAATCACAATCATACACCTATACGTAAAAATCGGCACCTTACACCTGCCAACCCTAGAGCTAACCCACCCAACCCTATCCACCTCATGAACAGGCACACTGTCAGGCCTAGCATTACTAATAGCATTCATAGTAAAGGCCCCGCTATACGGCCTGCACCTCTGACTACCAAAAGCCCACGTAGAAGCACCCATCGCAGGATCAATACTCCTCGCCGCCCTACTACTAAAGCTAGGGGGGTACGGAATCATACGAGTCACCCTGCTAATCGGCCCACTGTCCAACCTTCTACACTACCCCTTTCTAACCCTAGCCCTATGAGGTGCCTTAATGACTAGCTCAATCTGCCTACGACAAACAGACCTAAAATCGCTAATCGCCTACTCATCTGTCAGCCACATAGGATTAGTCATCGCTGCAGGAATAATCCAAACCCACTGATCATTCTCAGGAGCAATAATCCTAATAATCTCTCATGGACTAACCTCCTCCATACTATTCTGCCTAGCTAACACAAACTATGAACGCACACACAGCCGCATCCTACTACTCACACGAGGCCTCCAACCCCTCCTACCACTCATAGCCACCTGATGGCTACTAGCCAACCTGACAAACATGGCCCTGCCCCCAACAACAAACCTCATAGCAGAACTAACCATTATAGTTACTCTGTTCAACTGATCCGCGTTCACAATCATCCTAACAGGAACCGCAACCCTACTAACCGCCTCCTACACCCTATTCATACTACTAACAACCCAACGAGGTCCAACCCCTTCCCACATTACATCCATTCAAAACTCAACCACCCGAGAACATCTGCTTATGACACTCCACATTATCCCAATGTTCCTCCTAATCCTAAAGCCCGAACTGATCTCCGGAATTCCTTCGTGCAAGTATAGTTTAAACCAAACATTAGACTGTGATTCTAAGAATAGAAGTTCAAATCTTCTTACCTGCCGAGGGGAGGGTCTAACCAACAAGAACTGCTAATTCTTGCATCTGAGCCTAAAACCTCAGCCCCCTTAACTTTTAAAGGATAACAGTAATCCACTGGTCTTAGGAACCACCCATCTTGGTGCAACTCCAAGTAAAAGTAGTGAACCCCACACTACTAATCAACTCCCTCACACTACTCACACTAACCGTCCTCTTAACCCCGATTATCCTGCCGCTCCTATTCAAAAACTTTAAAAATACTCCATCAACCATCACCCGCACTGTCAAAACCGCATTCCTAATCAGCCTGGCCCCAACAACTGCATTCATCTACTCCGGGGTAGAATCCATCACCTGCCACTGAGAGTGGAAGTTCATTATAAACTTCAAAATTCCCCTAAGCCTAAAAATAGACCAGTACTCAATAGTATTCCTCCCAATCGCCCTATTTGTGACATGATCAATCCTACAATTTGCTATCTGATACATAGCCTCAGAACCGTACATTACAAAATTCTTTACCTACCTACTGACATTCCTAATTGCCATACTTCTCCTAACAACCACGAACAACATATTTCTCCTATTCGTCGGCTGAGAGGGAGTAGGGATCATATCCTTCCTCCTCATTGGCTGATGACAGGGCCGAGCAGAGGCCAACACCGCCGCCCTGCAAGCCGTAATCTACAACCGAATCGGAGACATTGGACTGATCTTAAGCATGGCATGACTGGCCTCAACCTTCAACACCTGAGAAATCCAACAAACCGTGTACCCCCACCAAACCCCAATCCTCCCCCTCATAGGGCTAATCCTCGCAGCCGCAGGAAAATCCGCCCAATTTGGACTCCACCCGTGACTGCCTGCGGCAATAGAAGGTCCCACCCCAGTATCAGCCCTACTGCACTCCAGCACCATGGTAGTAGCCGGAATCTTCCTACTCATCCGCATACACCCCCTACTAACCACTAACCAGACAGCCCTAACCATCTGCCTATGCCTGGGCGCCCTGTCAACCCTATTTGCTGCCACATGCGCCCTAACCCAAAACGACATCAAGAAAATCATTGCTTTTTCAACGTCTAGCCAACTCGGGCTAATAATAGTCGCTATCGGACTGAACCTTCCACAACTAGCATTCCTGCACATCTCGACCCACGCCTTCTTTAAGGCCATACTATTCCTATGCTCCGGGTCTATTATCCACAGCCTAAATGGAGAGCAGGACATCCGAAAAATAGGCGGCCTACAAAAGACACTCCCAGTCACAACCTCCTGCCTAACTATCGGGAATCTGGCACTAATAGGAACTCCATTCCTAGCCGGATTCTACTCAAAAGACCTCATCATCGAAAGCCTAAACACATCCTACCTAAACACCTGAGCCCTACTCCTAACCCTCCTAGCCACAGCATTTACCGCAACCTACAGCATCCGCATAACCATCCTAGTCCAAGCCGGACGAACCCGAGTCCCCCCAATAACATCAATAAACGAAAACAACCCACTAATCACTGCCCCATTAACCCGACTCGCCCTAGGTAGCATTATAGCAGGGATAATCATCACCTCCTTCATCACACCGGCTAAAACACCCCCAATAACCATGCCCCTTATCGCCAAAACCGCTGCCATCCTAG
It includes:
- the ND5 gene encoding NADH dehydrogenase subunit 5, producing the protein MNPTLLINSLTLLTLTVLLTPIILPLLFKNFKNTPSTITRTVKTAFLISLAPTTAFIYSGVESITCHWEWKFIMNFKIPLSLKMDQYSMVFLPIALFVTWSILQFAIWYMASEPYITKFFTYLLTFLIAMLLLTTTNNMFLLFVGWEGVGIMSFLLIGWWQGRAEANTAALQAVIYNRIGDIGLILSMAWLASTFNTWEIQQTVYPHQTPILPLMGLILAAAGKSAQFGLHPWLPAAMEGPTPVSALLHSSTMVVAGIFLLIRMHPLLTTNQTALTICLCLGALSTLFAATCALTQNDIKKIIAFSTSSQLGLMMVAIGLNLPQLAFLHISTHAFFKAMLFLCSGSIIHSLNGEQDIRKMGGLQKTLPVTTSCLTIGNLALMGTPFLAGFYSKDLIIESLNTSYLNTWALLLTLLATAFTATYSIRMTILVQAGRTRVPPMTSMNENNPLITAPLTRLALGSIMAGMIITSFITPAKTPPMTMPLIAKTAAILVTILGIILALELSNMTNALTHPKPSPLMNFSSMLGYFNPLVHRFLSKNLLEKGQNIALHLIDLAWLKKMGPEGLADLQVAASKTATSMHTGLIKAYLGSFALSILVMILATH
- the ND4L gene encoding NADH dehydrogenase subunit 4L — its product is MSPLHLSFYSAFIFSGLGLAFHRTHLVSALLCLESMMLSMFVGLSMWSIETQTPSFTMVPILMLTFSACEAGTGLAILVASTRTHGSDHLHNLNLLQC
- the ND4 gene encoding NADH dehydrogenase subunit 4 (TAA stop codon is completed by the addition of 3' A residues to the mRNA), whose amino-acid sequence is MLKIILPTIMLLPTALLSPPKFLWTNTTLYSLLIATLSLQWLIPTYYPYKFLSNWTGIDQISSPLLVLSCWLLPLMIMASQNHLQQEPLSRKRIFISTLITVQPFILLAFSTTELALFYISFEATLIPTLILITRWGNQPERLSAGTYLLFYTLVSSLPLLITIMHLYVKIGTLHLPTLELTHPTLSTSWTGTLSGLALLMAFMVKAPLYGLHLWLPKAHVEAPIAGSMLLAALLLKLGGYGIMRVTLLIGPLSNLLHYPFLTLALWGALMTSSICLRQTDLKSLIAYSSVSHMGLVIAAGMIQTHWSFSGAMILMISHGLTSSMLFCLANTNYERTHSRILLLTRGLQPLLPLMATWWLLANLTNMALPPTTNLMAELTIMVTLFNWSAFTIILTGTATLLTASYTLFMLLTTQRGPTPSHITSIQNSTTREHLLMTLHIIPMFLLILKPELISGIPS